In the genome of Chryseobacterium oryzae, one region contains:
- a CDS encoding S1/P1 nuclease: MKSIYSKLLALVFIASSVYSYAWGLTGHRIIAEIAQNHLSGKAKREIRKMLGKERMAYWANWPDFIKSDTTGVWKETSAWHYVNINPQTDFAAFEKNLKAQAGANLYSQINVLASQIKDKKTSEKDRRIALIFLIHMMGDLSQPMHTGRSEDLGGNKINVTYFGEKTNLHSVWDGKLVDSQKYSYTEYAKLLDIKSKDEVKQIQQGTLENWLYDSHQIANKVYAQTPDGSKLSYDYQYKFNDIMERQLLYGGLRLAKFLNDLF; encoded by the coding sequence ATGAAAAGTATTTATTCAAAATTATTGGCATTAGTATTTATAGCAAGTTCTGTATATTCTTATGCTTGGGGATTAACCGGTCACAGAATTATTGCCGAAATCGCTCAGAACCATCTATCTGGAAAAGCCAAAAGAGAAATCAGAAAAATGTTGGGCAAAGAAAGAATGGCGTATTGGGCAAACTGGCCAGATTTTATAAAGTCTGATACAACGGGTGTCTGGAAAGAAACTTCCGCATGGCACTATGTAAATATTAATCCACAAACCGATTTTGCAGCTTTCGAGAAGAATTTAAAAGCTCAGGCTGGAGCGAATCTTTACTCTCAAATCAATGTCTTGGCGAGCCAGATTAAAGATAAAAAAACTTCGGAAAAAGACAGAAGAATTGCTCTTATTTTTTTAATCCACATGATGGGAGATTTGTCTCAGCCTATGCACACCGGAAGATCTGAAGATTTAGGCGGAAACAAAATTAATGTTACTTATTTTGGCGAAAAAACAAATTTACACTCTGTTTGGGACGGAAAATTGGTTGATTCACAAAAATACAGCTATACAGAATATGCAAAATTGCTGGATATTAAATCTAAAGATGAAGTAAAACAGATTCAGCAGGGAACACTGGAAAACTGGCTTTATGATTCTCATCAGATTGCCAATAAAGTGTATGCTCAAACGCCTGATGGTTCTAAGTTATCTTACGATTATCAGTATAAATTTAATGATATTATGGAAAGACAGCTTCTTTATGGAGGTTTACGATTGGCAAAATTTCTGAATGATTTGTTTTAA
- a CDS encoding sigma-70 family RNA polymerase sigma factor, which translates to MRQLKITKQVTNRETASLDKYLQEIGKVELITADEEVDLAQRIRAGDRAALEKLIKANLRFVVSVSKQYQNQGLSLPDLINEGNLGLMKAAKRYDETRGFKFISYAVWWIRQSILQALAEQSRIVRLPLNKIGSINKINKAYAHLEQENERPPSPEELAEVLDMSEEDIKESMKNSGRHLSMDAPLVEGEDSNLYDVLRSGESPSPDKDLMLESLQIEIERALNTLTPREADLVRLYFGLNGKHPMTLEEIGETFDLTRERVRQIKEKAIKRLKHNTRSKILKSYLGK; encoded by the coding sequence ATGAGACAACTAAAAATAACCAAGCAGGTTACCAACAGGGAAACCGCTTCATTAGACAAGTATTTGCAGGAAATTGGTAAAGTGGAACTGATTACAGCAGACGAAGAAGTAGATTTGGCACAGAGAATCCGTGCGGGAGACAGAGCCGCTCTGGAAAAATTGATTAAAGCCAACCTTCGTTTCGTAGTATCTGTATCTAAACAGTACCAAAACCAGGGTCTTTCTTTACCCGATTTGATTAATGAAGGTAATTTAGGATTAATGAAAGCTGCAAAAAGATATGACGAAACCAGAGGTTTCAAATTTATCTCTTATGCAGTTTGGTGGATTCGTCAGTCGATTTTACAGGCGTTGGCAGAACAGTCTAGAATTGTAAGATTGCCTTTGAACAAAATCGGGTCAATTAATAAAATCAACAAAGCTTACGCACATCTTGAGCAGGAAAACGAAAGACCTCCTTCTCCTGAAGAATTAGCAGAAGTTTTGGATATGAGCGAAGAAGATATTAAAGAATCTATGAAAAACTCCGGAAGACACTTGTCTATGGATGCTCCTTTGGTAGAAGGGGAAGATTCTAATTTATATGACGTTCTTCGTTCAGGAGAATCTCCTAGCCCTGATAAAGATTTGATGCTTGAATCTCTTCAGATTGAAATTGAAAGAGCATTGAATACTTTAACACCGAGAGAAGCTGATTTGGTAAGACTGTATTTCGGATTGAACGGAAAACATCCAATGACTTTGGAAGAAATTGGTGAAACTTTTGACCTTACAAGAGAAAGAGTTCGTCAGATTAAAGAAAAAGCAATTAAAAGACTGAAACACAATACCAGAAGTAAGATTTTAAAGTCTTATTTAGGTAAATAG
- a CDS encoding TonB-dependent receptor plug domain-containing protein gives MKKLVLPLSLMVPMLIFSQNRKKDTTARTTEIEEIVFQKKVTGRTNDVTAVRISARDAKNVSSISGGVEGLLKTLPSVNSNTELSSQYMVRGGNYDENLIYINDIEIYRPFLIRNSQQEGLSIINPDMVSTVNFSAGGFEPRYGDKMSSALNIYYREPQKFELSGEASLIGGRLTTGFASGKEDQNGNKKFTALFSGRYRNTNLVLNTLNEDTDFNPKYYDFQSYLNYHATEKLNFSFIGYYSNNDYEMFPKQRNVDFGTINQPLNLTVFYNGKENDKYKNMMGTFSANFKASDKLRFTLDNFAYQNREREYYTIASSYVLQTYDPITGNPITSYDVGGQIEHARNDLFVKTYGTQFRTVFSPNVNSSIEVGFKYEKENLKDLTNEYKLVDSSGYSVPRPPDDPRFPDASDLELFYSISGKNQIQPTRLSAYGQYSQKFYWGSNRVLINGGARVAHWSFNNETIFSPRAQFAIKPDWDTETWFRLSGGIYYQAPFYKEIKDLNGNFNNNIKSQRSIQAILANEVEFDFDNRPFKLTTELYYKKMDNVIPYYMDNVRIRYSGQNNASGYAYGVDTRLFGEFVPGVDSWLSASYARVFENIDGRGDIPRPTDQRFRFAMFYQDYMPKFPQMRVNLTLTYAMGLPNGAPVFTDPYQYQKTLPSYKRVDLGLSYVFVDSKEKKKSYGLLSKFEDLSLGVQVFNAFNINNTVANQWITDANTSIMYPVPVRLTGRFFNVKLEFKLK, from the coding sequence TTGAAAAAACTAGTTTTACCACTTAGCTTAATGGTTCCTATGTTGATTTTTTCCCAAAACAGAAAAAAAGATACAACAGCAAGAACTACAGAAATTGAGGAAATTGTATTTCAGAAAAAAGTTACAGGACGTACCAATGATGTTACTGCTGTGAGAATTTCTGCCAGAGATGCAAAAAATGTTTCCAGTATTTCGGGCGGAGTAGAAGGTTTGCTGAAAACGCTTCCTTCAGTAAACTCCAATACAGAGCTTTCTTCTCAGTATATGGTTCGTGGTGGAAATTACGATGAAAACCTCATTTACATTAATGATATTGAAATCTACAGACCTTTTCTGATTAGAAATTCTCAACAGGAAGGTTTAAGCATCATTAATCCCGATATGGTTTCTACAGTTAATTTTTCTGCAGGAGGTTTTGAGCCAAGATATGGCGATAAAATGTCTTCAGCATTGAATATTTATTACCGAGAGCCTCAAAAATTTGAACTTTCGGGTGAGGCAAGTTTAATAGGAGGTAGACTTACTACCGGTTTTGCATCCGGAAAAGAAGATCAGAATGGAAACAAAAAATTTACGGCTTTGTTTTCCGGAAGGTATAGAAATACCAATTTGGTTCTCAATACTTTAAATGAAGATACAGATTTCAACCCAAAGTATTATGATTTTCAGTCTTATCTGAATTATCACGCAACCGAAAAACTGAATTTTTCTTTTATTGGATATTATTCTAATAACGATTACGAGATGTTTCCCAAGCAGAGAAATGTCGATTTCGGAACGATTAATCAGCCCCTCAATCTAACTGTTTTTTACAACGGAAAAGAAAATGATAAGTATAAGAATATGATGGGGACATTTTCTGCCAATTTTAAAGCGTCAGACAAACTGAGGTTTACATTGGATAATTTTGCTTATCAGAATCGGGAAAGAGAATATTATACCATTGCTTCAAGTTATGTTTTGCAAACTTACGATCCCATTACTGGGAATCCTATTACTTCTTATGATGTAGGCGGACAGATTGAGCATGCAAGAAATGATTTGTTTGTAAAAACTTACGGAACACAGTTCAGAACCGTTTTTTCTCCTAATGTAAATTCAAGTATCGAAGTTGGATTCAAATACGAAAAAGAAAATCTTAAAGATCTCACCAACGAATACAAATTGGTAGATTCCTCAGGATATAGCGTACCGCGACCTCCCGATGATCCAAGATTTCCCGATGCTTCAGATTTAGAACTTTTTTACAGTATTTCGGGGAAAAACCAGATACAACCAACACGATTGTCTGCTTACGGACAGTATTCTCAGAAGTTTTATTGGGGTTCTAACCGTGTTTTGATTAATGGAGGAGCAAGAGTTGCCCACTGGAGTTTTAATAATGAAACTATATTTTCGCCACGTGCACAGTTTGCAATAAAACCAGACTGGGATACCGAAACATGGTTCAGACTTTCAGGAGGAATTTATTATCAGGCACCTTTTTATAAAGAAATTAAAGATTTGAATGGTAATTTTAATAACAATATTAAATCTCAACGTTCTATTCAGGCAATTTTGGCAAATGAAGTTGAATTTGATTTTGATAACAGACCATTTAAGTTAACCACAGAATTGTATTATAAAAAAATGGATAATGTGATTCCGTATTATATGGATAATGTTCGAATTCGTTATTCAGGGCAAAATAATGCTTCCGGTTACGCTTATGGTGTTGATACAAGATTGTTTGGTGAATTTGTTCCGGGTGTAGATTCTTGGCTTTCGGCAAGTTATGCTAGAGTTTTCGAAAACATAGATGGAAGAGGCGATATTCCTAGACCAACCGATCAAAGGTTCAGATTTGCGATGTTTTACCAAGATTATATGCCTAAATTTCCTCAAATGAGGGTTAATTTAACCTTAACGTATGCTATGGGACTTCCTAATGGAGCTCCTGTATTTACAGATCCGTACCAATACCAGAAAACTTTGCCTTCTTATAAAAGGGTAGATTTGGGTCTTTCTTATGTGTTTGTAGATTCTAAAGAGAAGAAGAAATCGTATGGTCTTTTAAGCAAATTTGAAGATCTTTCTTTGGGTGTTCAGGTTTTTAATGCATTCAATATTAATAATACCGTTGCAAACCAATGGATTACCGACGCAAATACAAGTATTATGTATCCCGTTCCGGTTCGTCTTACAGGAAGATTTTTCAATGTTAAGCTAGAATTTAAACTGAAATAA
- the kdsA gene encoding 3-deoxy-8-phosphooctulonate synthase: protein MIQYLENIHHKDSKNFFLIAGPCIIEGEDMALRIAEKVVELTDKYNIPYIFKGSFKKANRSRVDSFTTIGEEKSLEILKKVGETFNIPTTTDIHENEHASLAAQYVDVLQIPAFLVRQTDLLVAAAKTGKCVTLKKGQFLSPESMKFAVQKITDSDNKKVAIIERGNSFGYTDLIVDYRGIPTMREYAPVILDVTHSLQQPNQSSGVTGGRPDLIETVAKAGIAVGADGIFIETHPTPETALSDGANMLRLDLLEDLLQKLTRVRESIL, encoded by the coding sequence ATGATTCAATATTTAGAAAACATTCATCACAAAGATTCAAAAAACTTTTTTCTAATTGCCGGTCCGTGTATTATAGAAGGCGAAGATATGGCTCTTAGAATCGCAGAAAAAGTGGTGGAACTTACCGATAAATACAATATTCCGTATATTTTTAAAGGAAGTTTCAAAAAAGCCAATCGCAGTAGAGTAGACTCATTCACTACAATTGGAGAAGAAAAATCTCTTGAAATTTTAAAGAAAGTAGGCGAAACATTTAATATTCCTACAACAACGGATATTCATGAGAACGAACATGCTTCATTGGCGGCACAGTATGTAGATGTTTTACAAATTCCGGCATTTTTAGTTCGTCAGACAGATCTTTTAGTAGCTGCAGCAAAAACCGGAAAGTGTGTCACATTGAAAAAAGGGCAGTTTCTCTCCCCGGAATCTATGAAATTTGCAGTTCAGAAAATTACAGATTCTGATAATAAAAAAGTAGCAATTATAGAAAGAGGAAACTCTTTTGGTTACACAGATCTTATTGTTGATTATAGAGGGATTCCTACTATGAGAGAATATGCTCCCGTAATTTTGGATGTTACGCATTCTTTGCAACAGCCCAACCAAAGTTCAGGAGTTACTGGAGGAAGACCAGATCTTATCGAAACTGTTGCCAAAGCCGGAATTGCAGTAGGTGCAGACGGAATTTTTATAGAAACGCATCCAACACCAGAAACAGCATTATCAGACGGAGCCAATATGCTAAGATTAGATTTATTGGAAGATTTATTACAAAAACTAACAAGAGTAAGAGAATCTATATTATAA
- a CDS encoding tetratricopeptide repeat protein — MKKTFPALLIFLSSIVFSQKFSDLKFDTTVPDAENHYIVLPIKEGDKKFSMGFMYFDESAGYTLEYLGDFHEEAGLLKYKPREEAQTSYMKVRINNLGFKSAVVPNDFLKKFNLPLQPNWLKIYLSSAPENEKALKRASTMNGANFPQLALPKLLELYKNNFRTESLYFELAFSYNALGKFAEAEQICNEAIKNNKTNDFVFKEYIYSLIHQNKIKEADAFLTKNKSAYKDEDSKIESMVNMVALGAKNNDLIIAEKWLKELKSLPNVGRYQKNINQLEDLIKDKKSKIQ; from the coding sequence ATGAAAAAAACATTTCCCGCTTTACTTATTTTTTTAAGTTCAATAGTATTTTCACAAAAGTTTTCTGATCTTAAATTTGATACTACTGTTCCCGATGCAGAGAATCATTACATTGTTTTACCCATAAAAGAGGGCGATAAAAAATTCTCCATGGGATTTATGTATTTCGATGAATCTGCAGGATATACTTTAGAATACCTTGGTGATTTTCACGAAGAAGCTGGTCTTTTAAAATACAAACCCAGAGAAGAAGCTCAAACTTCCTATATGAAAGTAAGAATTAATAATTTGGGATTTAAAAGTGCTGTTGTTCCAAATGATTTTCTGAAAAAATTTAATCTTCCGCTACAGCCGAACTGGTTGAAAATTTACTTAAGCTCAGCACCAGAAAACGAAAAAGCTTTAAAAAGAGCCAGTACAATGAATGGCGCAAATTTTCCACAACTCGCTTTACCAAAACTTTTAGAACTTTACAAAAATAATTTTAGAACAGAATCGTTGTATTTTGAACTGGCATTTTCCTATAATGCATTAGGGAAATTTGCAGAAGCAGAACAAATCTGTAATGAAGCTATCAAAAATAATAAAACCAACGATTTTGTATTTAAAGAATATATATACAGCTTAATTCATCAGAATAAAATTAAAGAAGCAGATGCTTTCTTAACCAAAAACAAATCAGCATATAAAGATGAAGACAGTAAAATAGAATCGATGGTTAATATGGTTGCTTTAGGTGCTAAAAATAATGATTTGATTATCGCTGAAAAATGGCTGAAAGAACTGAAATCTCTGCCAAATGTTGGACGTTACCAAAAAAACATCAATCAGCTAGAAGATTTAATAAAAGATAAAAAAAGTAAAATTCAATGA
- a CDS encoding DUF1697 domain-containing protein: MKYCAFLRGVNVKGTSMKMAEVCSVFENAGMDNVISVLASGNIIFNSDKTVEDLKVILEKSMSEYFNYEAFLFIKSKEGIEKILNSNPFEENKDFHTYVFVGIENIETVLMKEFQELPKMQDESAEVVNGYFYWQLPKGNTLASQFGKILGKKSLKDKFTSRNLNSFEKIVYKIR, from the coding sequence ATGAAATATTGCGCATTTCTTCGTGGTGTAAATGTAAAAGGGACTTCTATGAAAATGGCAGAAGTTTGTTCTGTTTTTGAAAATGCAGGAATGGATAATGTAATTTCGGTTTTGGCATCAGGAAATATCATTTTTAATTCTGATAAAACGGTTGAAGATTTAAAAGTTATTTTAGAAAAATCGATGTCAGAATATTTTAATTATGAGGCATTTCTGTTCATTAAATCTAAAGAAGGAATTGAAAAAATTCTGAATTCAAACCCATTCGAAGAAAACAAAGATTTTCATACCTACGTTTTTGTTGGAATAGAAAATATTGAAACTGTTTTGATGAAAGAATTTCAGGAATTACCAAAAATGCAGGACGAGAGTGCCGAAGTTGTTAACGGATATTTTTATTGGCAATTACCGAAAGGAAATACTTTAGCCTCTCAATTTGGGAAGATTTTGGGCAAAAAAAGCCTTAAAGATAAGTTTACAAGTAGGAATTTGAATAGTTTTGAAAAAATTGTATATAAAATAAGATGA
- a CDS encoding LTA synthase family protein: MSQAQNKYIPIYAVVFSVIVKCLFFLTHHIQEDAFITWRVAQNLMDYGVIGFNGDTKISASTTHLYVFVSYIFNLIFGKANFIIPILTFNTILFSVGSLLLSHLLFQNNWHKALFIILFGILPPAIKISILGMEYGILFFLEMALLYYGFKKQQKWAFILFPILILFTRVDTVIFLGIVFLVDLFWNRKLRWEYILGGILGVAVCVSFNWFYFGEWVNNTIVAKKLAYDNAFTLQQNIEYFILNYGNFWGMLKVPSDFNPITILIIIFELVCFIYLVKQKEKRNYFLWIIFLFGWVKQIVFLSQKSLFDWYYWVPQILLFVPVIVFVITQKTRRNFWLASLVIFYIVPMLAFQTVHSIATGNGEWNYRRSIGLFLNQYEKDKNQWILLEPAGYVPYFSGLKTIDEVGLVDKKIQEEIKKDKSSIWINTIEKRHPKYLLANKDLFEGKNGEFYRSKYTLLKEFRIKDHLKSENPLLEKIYRLKPSGTDYNLYVRIN, translated from the coding sequence ATGTCCCAAGCTCAGAACAAATATATCCCTATCTATGCAGTTGTTTTCTCTGTAATAGTTAAATGTTTATTCTTTCTTACACATCACATACAGGAAGATGCTTTTATCACTTGGAGAGTTGCTCAGAATTTGATGGACTATGGCGTTATAGGATTTAATGGTGATACCAAAATATCAGCATCTACCACTCATTTGTACGTCTTTGTTTCGTACATTTTTAATTTAATTTTTGGCAAAGCGAATTTTATAATTCCCATTCTAACATTCAATACCATATTATTTTCTGTTGGAAGTTTACTACTTTCTCATCTTTTATTTCAAAATAATTGGCATAAAGCGTTATTCATCATTTTATTTGGAATTTTGCCGCCGGCGATTAAAATTTCAATTCTTGGAATGGAATATGGGATTCTTTTCTTTCTTGAAATGGCATTGCTGTATTATGGTTTCAAAAAACAACAGAAATGGGCATTTATTCTTTTTCCGATTCTCATTTTGTTTACCAGAGTAGATACCGTTATATTTCTGGGGATCGTCTTTTTAGTGGATCTTTTTTGGAATCGAAAATTAAGATGGGAATATATTTTAGGAGGAATTTTGGGAGTTGCCGTTTGCGTTTCCTTTAACTGGTTTTATTTTGGTGAATGGGTAAACAATACCATTGTTGCCAAGAAATTGGCGTACGATAATGCATTCACTTTACAGCAAAACATAGAATATTTTATTCTGAATTATGGGAATTTCTGGGGTATGCTGAAAGTACCATCAGATTTTAATCCGATTACTATTCTCATCATTATATTTGAGCTTGTTTGCTTTATTTATCTTGTAAAACAAAAAGAAAAGAGAAATTACTTTTTATGGATAATCTTTTTGTTCGGATGGGTAAAACAGATTGTTTTCCTCTCTCAGAAAAGCCTTTTCGATTGGTATTACTGGGTTCCACAGATTTTACTTTTTGTTCCTGTTATTGTTTTTGTAATCACTCAGAAAACCAGACGAAATTTTTGGCTTGCTTCCCTTGTTATATTTTATATTGTGCCGATGTTGGCATTTCAAACTGTACATTCTATCGCAACCGGAAACGGAGAATGGAATTACAGAAGATCAATAGGATTATTTTTAAATCAGTATGAAAAAGATAAAAATCAGTGGATTTTACTGGAGCCTGCAGGTTATGTTCCTTATTTTTCAGGTTTAAAAACGATAGACGAAGTAGGATTGGTGGATAAAAAAATTCAGGAAGAAATAAAAAAAGATAAATCCAGTATTTGGATAAATACCATAGAAAAACGTCATCCAAAATATCTTCTTGCCAATAAAGATTTGTTTGAAGGCAAAAATGGAGAGTTTTACAGATCGAAATACACATTACTGAAAGAATTCAGAATAAAAGACCATCTGAAAAGTGAAAACCCTCTTTTGGAGAAAATTTACAGATTAAAACCTTCGGGCACAGACTATAATTTGTATGTGAGAATTAATTAG